The following DNA comes from Hahella chejuensis KCTC 2396.
GATAATCAGCAACCAGGACAGCAGCACAAAGTCCTGGGGCCAGAAGATGGCGCCGAATATGTGGAACTTGCGGTTCGGCAAATCGAACAGCACCAGTTGCTGCCCGTCTACGCTGATCCAGCAAAACAGGAAGTACATTCCCATCAGGAACCAGAGTGAAAAGGAGCGCACTTTCTGGAAGACGCCGGTAATTTCCTTGACGTAAATCTTTTTGCGGGCTTCGTAAAGTTCGACCGTTTTGACTTTCGCGGTGGAGGGGTCTTGCGGGTCGATGTTTTGGACCGGGATCTTAGTACTCATGATGCTGTCCAAGGTTTAATCACTTTAGCTTTGTTCAAACGACAGATGAGCAAAGCTAATGAGACTAAAACCGCCGGAGCCCCGTAGCGCGGGCTCCGGCATCGCAACACTTACTGATGAGACAGGGAATAGATGTATGCGGCCAGCAGGTGAATACGCTCTTCACCCAATTGATCCTTGAATGCTGGCATGACGCCGCCTCTACCGTTGCGCACGGTGGCCTCTATGACCGACTGCGTGCCGCCATATAACCAAATGCCGTCAGTCAGGTTGGGCGCGCCCATATCATGGCTGCCTTTACCGCCTTCACCGTGGCAAACAACGCAGTTCGCAGTAAAGATTTCAGCGCCTTTAGCCGACATTGCCGCATCAACATCTTCTTGACCGCTCAGAGAGCGAACATAATGGGCGACTTGTTTAACGCCTTCTTCGCCAATCTCGTCTTTCCATGCGCGCATGGCTGAGCCGTTGCGACCGCCAGTGATAGTCTCTTTGATCTTCTCTGGCGAGCCGCCGTACAGCCAGTCGTTGTCCGTCAGGTTAGGGAAGCCCGTTGCGCCGTGTGCGGTGCTGCCGTGACAGACGGCGCAATTGTTGGCGAACAGGCGCTGACCGATTTTCATGGCGTTTTCATCTTTCGCCAATTCCTCGATGGGCGTGGCCGCCAGCTTGGCGAAAATAGGGGCGTAAGTTTCTTCCGCCTTTTTCACTTCCGCTTCCCACTGGTTTACGGAGGTCCAGCCAAAAAGGCCTTTGTAGCCGCCCAGACCAGGATAAACAACCAGATAAGCCAGCCCGAAGAAAATGGTTCCCATAAACAGAACCAGCCACCAGCGGGGCAGGGGATTATCATACTCTTCGATGCCGTCAAACGAGTGACCCATGGTCTGCTCGGTTTCGGTATCGAACTTCTGGCTTTTGCGGGTGATCCACAGCAACCAGGCGCAACCAAATATTGATCCCAGGACGATAAAAGATATCCATCCGGTCCAGAAACTAGTCATGTTTTTTAGTCTCCGCTTCGCGTACTGACTTAGCGTCCGCTTCGTCATCTTCAAAGGGCAGGTTCGCAGCTTCGTCAAACGTCTTCTTCTGTTTGGAGCTGTAAGCCCATACCACTAGGCCGATGAACGCCGCCATGATGAACAGGGTGGCTAACCCGCGGACAGTATTAATATCCATTGAACTTACCGTTTGATTGCTGTGCCCAGTTGCTGCAGGTAGGCAACCAGGGCTTCAATCTCATACTTGCCTTCAACCATTTCCGCTGCGCCGTCGATGTCCTCTTGGGTATAAGGTACGCCGACTTTGCTGAGAGCGTTCAGTTTGGCTGCAGTCTTTGATGGGTCCACCTTGGTGGTGAACAGCCATGGGAAGGCAGGCATGTTGGATTCCGGAACCACGTCGCGGGGGTCATACAGGTGGGCCCGATGCCAGGCGTCGCTGTATTTTTCTCCTACGCGGGCCAAGTCTGGACCAGTACGCTTGGAGCCCCACAGGAAGGGGTGCTCATAAACGGATTCACCAGCGACAGAGTAGTGGCCATAGCGCTCGGTTTCCGCACGGAACGGACGAATCATCTGTGTATGGCAGACGGTGCAGCCTTCACGAATATAAATGTCGCGTCCTTCCAACTGTAATGCGTTCAGCGGCTTGAGGCCTTTAACCGGTGTCGTCACTTCTTTGGTGAAGAACAATGGTACGACTTCTACGAGTACACCGAAGCTGATTGCGACCACAATCAGAGGGATCATCAAGCCAAGGTTTTTCTCGACGACTTCATGATTCATCGAATTCTCTCCCTCTCAGTTAAACAGCTTGTGGAACGGAGTCAGCTTGCGGCAGCGCATCAATCGCTTTGGCGTCGCGTTGTCTGACGGTTTTCCAGGTGTTGTAGGCCATGACCAGCATACCGGTCAGGAATATAGCGCCGCCCAGGACACGTACTGCATAGCCAGGGTAGCTGGCGTTCAGCGCTTGCACGAAGCTGTAGGTCAGGGTGCCGTCTTCGTTAACTGCGCGCCACATCAGGCCTTGCATGATGCCGTTGACCCACATTGCCGCGATGTAAAGTACGGTGCCAATGGTCGCCAGCCAGAAGTGAACGTTGACCAGCTGCACGCTGTACATTTCTTTCAGGCCGTACAGACGGGGAATCAGATGGTAAAGCGCGCCAATAGAGATCATCGCAACCCAGCCCAGAGCGCCGGAGTGAACGTGGCCGATAGTCCAGTCAGTATTGTGGGAAAGCGCGTTGACGGTCTTGATGGACATCATCGGGCCTTCGAACGTGGACATGCCGTAGAAAGACAGAGAGACAACAAGGAAGCGCAGAACCGGGTCAGTGCGCAGCTTATGCCAGGCGCCGGACAGGGTCATCATGCCGTTGATCATACCGCCCCAGGAGGGCGCCAGCAGGATCAGAGACATAACCATACCCGCGCTTTGCGCCCAGTCAGGCAGTGCGCTGTAGTGCAAGTGGTGCGCGCCGGCCCATACGTAGATGCTGATCAACGCCCAGAAATGAACGATGGACAGACGATAAGAATAAACAGGACGCTCTGCTTGCTTGGGAACGAAGTAGTACATGATGCCCAGGAAACCGGCGGTCAGGAAGAAACCTACTGCGTTGTGGCCCCACCACCACTGTACCATCGCGTCGATAGCGCCAGCGTATACAGAGTAAGACTTCATGGCGGAAACTGGGATCGCCATGCTGTTGCCGATGTGCAGAACGGCGACAGTAATAATGAATGCGCCAAAGAACCAGTTGGCGACATATATATGTTTGCTTTTACGTTTGGCGACAGTTCCAAAAAAAACAATAGCGTACGCCACCCAGACAACCGCGATCAAAATGTCGATCGGCCATTCCAGTTCTGCGTATTCTTTGGAAGTGGTGTAACCCAGAGGCAGCGTAATCGCGGCCAATACGATGATTGCTTGCCAGCCCCAGAAGGTGAAGCTGGCCAGACCGTTGGAAAACAGAGAAGCCTGACTGGTGCGTTGGACGACATAGTAGGAAGTTGCGAAAAGCGCGCAGCCGCCGAAAGCGAAGATAACGGCGTTAGTGTGCAGTGGTCTTAAACGACCGAAATGGAACCATGGATAGTGAGTATTTAGCTCCGGCCAGACCAGCTGTGCTGCGATAAGCACGCCGACAGCCATGCCCACTATACCCCAAACAACTGTCATGATGGCGAACTGACGCACCACCTTGTAGTTGTAGGTTTCGTTAGCACTTACTGTATTCATTAGTGACTATTCCTACCCTGAGTTGATTAATACGGCGCAAACCTGCTGGCGAGTTCGTTATGCTTTTGCAATTTTGAGTTGTCGCCCAGTTCGAATGTCAGGCTTTCAGGATCCAGAAACCAGGGGCCTCTTTTTCCTCCCCCTCGACAGCGGGCCGAAGCATAAGAGTTGCACAATAGGGCTGTCAACTTAATATGCTTGGCCAAGTCATTATCTCCACGTATTTTTTCCCCTGCTTGATATGCATCAAACGCGTTATAAACCGGAGGGCGGATGCGTTAGTTCAGAAGGGGAGCGTCTGTCTTCGACTTTACTGCAAGGGAAGTCTTAGGGCATGTGAAACAATGACCAAAGGACAGGAAATCCCTCTCACCCAATACCTAAATAATTACTAGAAATAATAGATGATTTTCGGCTGATTTCTGGTCAATTTCATATGGAATGACTCCTTCCTTTAATAAAGGAGGCGAGATCGTGATAATGGCGGCCTTCGCGCAAAGATGAATATTTTGTCAGATCACAGTTTACGCGTTGTTTATTGGTTGATGGTTGATGGTTGATGGTTGATGGAGGGCGCATGCGCTTTATGGTCGACGGTCCGGAACAGGCCGGGAAGGTTCTTTTATTCGCTCATGGCGCCGGCGCGCCGATGGACTCCGATTTCATGTCCTTTATCGCACAGGAGATCAGCATTGGCGGCGTCAAAGTCGTGCGCTTTGAGTTTCCCTATATGCAAGAACGTCGCGACTCAGGAAAGAAACGTCCGCCAGACCGGCAGGACAAGCTGCTGAATTGCTTCGCGGAGGCGCTGGAAAATTGCTCTCCTGATGCGGAAGTCTTTCTGGCGGGCAAATCCATGGGCGGGCGCATGGCCAGCATGCTGGCGGCGGACCTGCCGGAAGGGGAGGGGCGAGTGCGAGGCTGGCTGGCGTTTGGTTATCCCTTTCACCCTCCAGGTAAACTGGACAAACTCCGGACGGAGCATCTTGCCGGAATTCAAGTCCCGGGATTGATACTGCAAGGAGCGCGCGACCCCTTTGGCGGCAGAGCTGAAAATATGGCGCAGTATATGGGAGAGCGGTGCGTAATCGAGTGGCTTCCCGATGGCGACCATGATCTGGCCCCGCGCAAAGCGTCAGGCTTCTCTAAAGAAGAGAATTGGCGGACTGCGGCGCAGGCGGCGTTGACCTTTATGCTGCGCTGATTTGCCCAGGGCGAGCGGATAGACGACAATAGCGGCCTTTACCCAGCCGCGCATTGGCGCGTCGATGAATTGATGATTGGAAATGCCCGGATGTCGCAAAAATACCCTACCAGCTCCTCCCGTAAACGTTCTCCTTTAA
Coding sequences within:
- the ccoP gene encoding cytochrome-c oxidase, cbb3-type subunit III, translated to MTSFWTGWISFIVLGSIFGCAWLLWITRKSQKFDTETEQTMGHSFDGIEEYDNPLPRWWLVLFMGTIFFGLAYLVVYPGLGGYKGLFGWTSVNQWEAEVKKAEETYAPIFAKLAATPIEELAKDENAMKIGQRLFANNCAVCHGSTAHGATGFPNLTDNDWLYGGSPEKIKETITGGRNGSAMRAWKDEIGEEGVKQVAHYVRSLSGQEDVDAAMSAKGAEIFTANCVVCHGEGGKGSHDMGAPNLTDGIWLYGGTQSVIEATVRNGRGGVMPAFKDQLGEERIHLLAAYIYSLSHQ
- a CDS encoding CcoQ/FixQ family Cbb3-type cytochrome c oxidase assembly chaperone — protein: MDINTVRGLATLFIMAAFIGLVVWAYSSKQKKTFDEAANLPFEDDEADAKSVREAETKKHD
- the ccoO gene encoding cytochrome-c oxidase, cbb3-type subunit II, producing the protein MNHEVVEKNLGLMIPLIVVAISFGVLVEVVPLFFTKEVTTPVKGLKPLNALQLEGRDIYIREGCTVCHTQMIRPFRAETERYGHYSVAGESVYEHPFLWGSKRTGPDLARVGEKYSDAWHRAHLYDPRDVVPESNMPAFPWLFTTKVDPSKTAAKLNALSKVGVPYTQEDIDGAAEMVEGKYEIEALVAYLQQLGTAIKR
- the ccoN gene encoding cytochrome-c oxidase, cbb3-type subunit I, which codes for MNTVSANETYNYKVVRQFAIMTVVWGIVGMAVGVLIAAQLVWPELNTHYPWFHFGRLRPLHTNAVIFAFGGCALFATSYYVVQRTSQASLFSNGLASFTFWGWQAIIVLAAITLPLGYTTSKEYAELEWPIDILIAVVWVAYAIVFFGTVAKRKSKHIYVANWFFGAFIITVAVLHIGNSMAIPVSAMKSYSVYAGAIDAMVQWWWGHNAVGFFLTAGFLGIMYYFVPKQAERPVYSYRLSIVHFWALISIYVWAGAHHLHYSALPDWAQSAGMVMSLILLAPSWGGMINGMMTLSGAWHKLRTDPVLRFLVVSLSFYGMSTFEGPMMSIKTVNALSHNTDWTIGHVHSGALGWVAMISIGALYHLIPRLYGLKEMYSVQLVNVHFWLATIGTVLYIAAMWVNGIMQGLMWRAVNEDGTLTYSFVQALNASYPGYAVRVLGGAIFLTGMLVMAYNTWKTVRQRDAKAIDALPQADSVPQAV
- a CDS encoding alpha/beta family hydrolase, translated to MRFMVDGPEQAGKVLLFAHGAGAPMDSDFMSFIAQEISIGGVKVVRFEFPYMQERRDSGKKRPPDRQDKLLNCFAEALENCSPDAEVFLAGKSMGGRMASMLAADLPEGEGRVRGWLAFGYPFHPPGKLDKLRTEHLAGIQVPGLILQGARDPFGGRAENMAQYMGERCVIEWLPDGDHDLAPRKASGFSKEENWRTAAQAALTFMLR